The following coding sequences lie in one Desulfovibrio aminophilus DSM 12254 genomic window:
- a CDS encoding CTP synthase: MKAKFIFITGGVLSSLGKGLAAASIGALLQARGLKVTIQKLDPYINVDPGTMNPFQHGEVYVTDDGAETDLDLGHYERYLGTPMSQNNNYTSGRIYHTVITKERRGDYLGGTVQVIPHITDEIKRAVLNAPGPDDDVVLVEIGGTVGDIEGLPFLEAIRQLKNDLGKENVLYIHLTLVPYMRAAGELKTKPTQHSVKELRSIGIQPDIILCRSEVSLDRDLRAKIALFCDVDRDAVFSAIDVKNIYEVPLSFYQEGVDQKIAILLKLPAKNAELEPWKELNHKVQNPSGRVRIGIVGKYVDLKEAYKSLHEALIHGGVANDVAVDLEYVNSEDLTPKNYEKKLKGLDGILVPGGFGSRGIEGKILSIKYARENKLPFFGICLGMQCAVIEYARNVLGLEGANSEEFDRLTPHPVIYLMTEWYDFRKKRVEKRDVNCEKGGTMRLGAYPCKVVKDSKAFEAYGEPNIEERHRHRYEFNKKYADQFQTKGLVLSGLSPDESLVEIVELPGHPWFLGCQFHPEFKSNPMRPHPLFREFIKAAKTEKGKA; encoded by the coding sequence ATGAAAGCCAAGTTCATTTTCATTACCGGCGGCGTGCTCTCCTCCCTGGGCAAAGGTCTTGCCGCGGCCTCCATCGGCGCGCTGCTCCAGGCCAGAGGCCTGAAGGTCACGATCCAGAAGCTCGATCCTTACATCAACGTGGACCCGGGCACCATGAATCCTTTCCAGCACGGCGAAGTCTACGTCACCGACGACGGGGCCGAAACCGACCTGGACCTGGGGCACTACGAGCGCTATCTCGGCACGCCCATGAGCCAGAACAACAACTACACCTCCGGCCGCATCTATCACACGGTCATCACCAAGGAACGCCGAGGCGACTACCTGGGCGGCACCGTGCAGGTCATTCCGCACATCACCGACGAGATCAAGCGCGCCGTGCTCAACGCCCCGGGCCCGGACGACGACGTGGTTCTCGTGGAGATCGGCGGAACGGTGGGCGACATCGAAGGCCTGCCCTTCCTGGAGGCCATCCGTCAGCTTAAGAACGACCTGGGCAAGGAAAACGTCCTCTACATCCATTTGACCCTGGTGCCCTACATGCGCGCCGCCGGTGAGCTGAAGACCAAGCCCACCCAGCACAGCGTGAAGGAACTGCGCTCCATCGGCATCCAGCCGGACATCATCCTCTGCCGCTCGGAAGTCTCCCTGGACCGCGATCTGCGCGCCAAGATCGCCCTCTTTTGCGACGTGGACCGCGACGCCGTGTTTTCAGCCATCGACGTGAAGAACATCTACGAGGTGCCGCTGTCCTTCTACCAGGAAGGAGTGGACCAGAAGATCGCCATTCTGCTCAAGCTCCCGGCCAAGAATGCCGAACTGGAACCCTGGAAGGAACTGAACCACAAGGTGCAGAATCCTTCGGGCCGGGTCCGCATCGGCATCGTGGGCAAGTACGTGGACCTCAAGGAGGCTTACAAGAGCCTGCACGAGGCCCTGATCCACGGCGGCGTGGCCAACGACGTGGCCGTGGATCTGGAGTATGTGAACTCCGAGGATCTCACGCCCAAGAACTACGAGAAGAAACTCAAGGGCCTGGACGGCATCCTCGTGCCCGGCGGCTTCGGTTCCCGGGGCATCGAGGGCAAGATCCTGTCCATCAAATACGCCCGCGAGAACAAGCTGCCCTTCTTCGGCATCTGCCTGGGCATGCAGTGCGCGGTCATCGAATACGCACGCAACGTCCTGGGCCTGGAAGGGGCCAACTCCGAGGAGTTCGACCGTCTCACCCCCCATCCGGTGATCTACCTGATGACCGAGTGGTACGACTTCCGCAAAAAGCGCGTGGAGAAACGCGACGTGAACTGCGAGAAGGGCGGGACCATGCGCCTGGGCGCCTATCCCTGCAAGGTCGTCAAGGACTCCAAGGCCTTCGAGGCCTATGGTGAGCCGAACATCGAGGAGCGCCACCGCCACCGCTACGAGTTCAACAAGAAGTACGCGGACCAGTTCCAGACCAAGGGCCTCGTGCTCTCCGGGCTGTCCCCGGACGAGTCCCTGGTGGAGATCGTGGAGCTGCCCGGCCACCCCTGGTTCCTGGGCTGCCAATTCCACCCGGAGTTCAAGTCCAACCCCATGCGGCCGCACCCGCTCTTCCGTGAGTTCATCAAGGCCGCCAAGACCGAGAAGGGCAAGGCGTGA
- a CDS encoding KdsC family phosphatase, with amino-acid sequence MTPVEELAREIRLLVLDVDGVLTDGGLYYDHEGNVSKRFHVQDGLGIKLAQAVGLEVAVITGLKHTAVERRVRELGIEEYHAGHVEKSLLLDEMCRKRGIVPAQVAYLGDDWVDAAIMRRVGLPLAVPNAQPEILALARWCPARPGGQGAVRETIAFLLRCQGKLDALWRRWAE; translated from the coding sequence ATGACCCCAGTTGAAGAACTGGCCCGTGAAATCCGCCTGCTCGTCCTGGACGTGGACGGCGTACTCACCGACGGCGGGCTTTACTACGACCACGAAGGCAATGTCAGTAAACGCTTCCACGTGCAGGACGGCCTGGGCATCAAGCTGGCCCAGGCGGTCGGACTGGAAGTGGCCGTGATCACCGGCCTGAAGCACACTGCCGTGGAGCGCCGGGTGCGTGAACTGGGCATCGAGGAATATCACGCCGGGCATGTGGAGAAGAGCCTGCTCCTGGACGAGATGTGCCGGAAACGGGGCATCGTCCCGGCCCAGGTGGCCTACCTGGGCGACGACTGGGTGGACGCGGCCATCATGCGCCGCGTGGGCCTGCCCCTGGCCGTGCCCAACGCCCAACCGGAAATTCTGGCGCTGGCTCGCTGGTGTCCAGCCCGACCAGGCGGCCAGGGGGCGGTGCGGGAAACCATCGCCTTCCTGCTGCGCTGCCAGGGCAAGCTGGACGCCCTCTGGCGACGTTGGGCGGAGTAA
- the kdsA gene encoding 3-deoxy-8-phosphooctulonate synthase — translation MSGAESLYAASLAGPFVIAGPCVLEAPEMVLSVARELAGMSDRLGLPVVFKSSFDKANRTSLDSFRGPGLAEGLKLLARVKAETGLSVLTDIHLPEQAAPVAEVADVLQIPAFLCRQTDLLTAAARTGRIVNVKKGQFLAPWDMKNAVDKLRGSGCDAIWLTERGASFGYNNLVVDMRSIPLMSGFGVPVIFDATHSVQLPGGQGGCSGGQREFVPVLAKAAVAAGARGVFMEVHPDPDRALCDGPNSLALNQLEPLLKHLQAIWSLNDPS, via the coding sequence GTGAGCGGAGCGGAGTCCCTGTACGCCGCGTCCTTGGCGGGCCCTTTCGTCATCGCCGGCCCCTGTGTGCTGGAAGCGCCCGAGATGGTGCTTTCCGTGGCCCGGGAGTTGGCCGGAATGTCCGACCGCCTGGGCCTGCCCGTGGTCTTCAAGAGCTCCTTCGACAAGGCCAACCGCACCTCGCTGGACTCCTTCCGCGGGCCGGGCCTGGCGGAGGGCTTGAAGCTCCTGGCCCGGGTCAAGGCCGAGACCGGGCTGTCCGTGCTCACGGATATTCATCTGCCGGAGCAGGCCGCGCCTGTTGCCGAGGTGGCCGATGTGCTCCAGATTCCGGCCTTCCTCTGCCGCCAGACCGACCTGTTGACGGCGGCCGCCCGCACAGGCCGGATCGTGAACGTGAAGAAGGGGCAGTTCCTGGCTCCGTGGGACATGAAGAACGCCGTGGACAAGCTGCGCGGCTCGGGTTGCGACGCCATTTGGCTCACCGAACGCGGGGCGAGTTTCGGTTACAACAATCTCGTGGTGGACATGCGTTCCATCCCGCTCATGAGCGGCTTCGGTGTGCCGGTGATCTTCGACGCCACGCATTCCGTGCAGTTGCCGGGCGGCCAGGGCGGCTGCTCGGGCGGCCAGCGGGAGTTCGTGCCCGTGTTGGCCAAGGCGGCGGTGGCCGCCGGAGCCCGGGGCGTGTTCATGGAAGTCCACCCCGATCCGGATCGGGCCCTTTGCGACGGGCCCAACAGCTTGGCTCTCAACCAACTGGAACCTCTGCTCAAGCACCTTCAGGCCATCTGGAGCCTCAATGACCCCAGTTGA
- the lptC gene encoding LPS export ABC transporter periplasmic protein LptC, which yields MRLTGKAWAAVAAIFVGGVLLGTLLSREDHDRDAVKGAAKSAAKAVEQGLASGALGGADISAQDIELVQGKAGQIQWRLKARSAQYSQEKGRVVVVKPQMLSYVGEERREVYVQAERGEIDQQGDNLTLWDRVEGRYGLFALTADNFDYIGAMNKVFLKGSVQVRRPDMSIDAAAVEIDLASRELVAAGGVTAFIASRDVNLDLLPPADQSKPQGTTP from the coding sequence ATGCGTCTGACGGGAAAGGCCTGGGCCGCCGTGGCGGCGATCTTCGTGGGCGGCGTGCTGCTGGGGACACTCCTTTCCCGCGAGGACCACGACCGCGACGCGGTCAAAGGCGCGGCCAAAAGCGCGGCCAAGGCCGTGGAGCAGGGGCTGGCGTCCGGCGCCCTGGGCGGAGCGGACATCTCGGCCCAAGACATCGAGCTGGTCCAGGGCAAGGCCGGGCAGATCCAGTGGCGGCTCAAGGCCCGCAGCGCCCAGTACAGCCAGGAGAAGGGCAGGGTGGTGGTGGTCAAGCCGCAGATGCTCTCCTACGTGGGAGAGGAGCGCCGGGAAGTCTACGTTCAGGCCGAGCGCGGCGAGATCGATCAGCAAGGCGACAACCTGACCCTCTGGGACCGCGTGGAGGGACGTTACGGGCTTTTCGCCCTGACGGCGGACAATTTCGATTACATCGGGGCCATGAACAAGGTCTTTCTCAAGGGATCGGTGCAGGTGCGCCGCCCGGACATGTCCATCGACGCCGCGGCCGTGGAAATCGATCTGGCCTCCCGGGAGTTGGTGGCCGCCGGCGGCGTGACGGCCTTCATCGCCTCGCGCGATGTGAACCTTGACCTTCTGCCCCCAGCGGACCAGTCCAAGCCCCAAGGAACGACACCATGA